Proteins co-encoded in one Fusarium musae strain F31 chromosome 3, whole genome shotgun sequence genomic window:
- a CDS encoding hypothetical protein (EggNog:ENOG41): MPKQEHFWPNLKALAENNGIANLETLGLECVVCTDSFHYRGPSDDEIQTPRRPRVLPCGHILCARCLLAYYDTGDSRCPICRTELMHDCGHAHTGMPLPLIPVNMGKLPPVLAQGGGMPRGCGPCGILGLQGLFERELRSSPDIAEELKGEYLGIGITLYNTDEYYSREIIGPVLEIEAPTCIKNMISEIVDYAVRSQRRNQVWLEADFSSMKIRVLHFKPELLSQVEEPPAEQEMAPQDDN; this comes from the coding sequence ATGCCTAAACAGGAGCACTTCTGGCCTAATCTCAAGGCCCTCGCCGAGAACAACGGGATCGCCAATCTGGAGACTCTCGGGCTGGAGTGTGTCGTCTGCACAGATTCCTTCCACTACCGAGGCCCAAGCGATGATGAAATTCAGACTCCGCGTCGTCCTCGTGTCCTTCCCTGCGGCCACATTCTGTGTGCTAGATGCCTGCTCGCATACTATGACACAGGTGACTCCCGCTGCCCTATCTGTCGCACGGAACTTATGCATGACTGTGGCCACGCTCACACCGGCATGCCTCTGCCCTTGATTCCAGTTAACATGGGCAAGCTGCCTCCTGTCCTGGCCCAAGGCGGCGGTATGCCACGAGGATGTGGCCCCTGTGGCATCCTGGGTCTGCAGGGACTCTTTGAACGGGAACTGCGCAGCAGCCCAGATATTGCagaggagctcaagggcgAGTACTTGGGTATTGGCATCACGCTCTACAACACTGATGAGTACTACTCGCGGGAGATTATTGGACCTGTTCTCGAAATCGAAGCTCCTACCTGCATCAAGAATATGATCAGCGAGATTGTCGACTACGCGGTCCGATCGCAGCGACGAAACCAGGTTTGGTTGGAAGCGGACTTTAGCTCCATGAAGATTCGGGTGCTTCACTTCAAGCCTGAGCTTCTGTCACAGGTGGAAGAGCCCCCTGCAGAGCAAGAGATGGCACCCCAAGATGACAACTGA
- a CDS encoding hypothetical protein (EggNog:ENOG41): MPTNSDQSLEMSSSRDPITAAYYPELVKIINNDPTAIERLEIECGMCQDKMSSPEDKTCSAIIFPCGHMFCPPCVKEYREYNRSNGVPYKCPVCRFELKGRVCGCPDKETLFDPTQHQDEGLLDKLKDELSKEKGACAFCLLSILVNGLRSIALYIHDPAPLIKDGHMLRVRAVKRDDWDVRIESDCSEEIKLLPISPELMEFFRIAGDSLAEAWDGPRAPEDDISPFDFQLALCKSYPEDHDLLRHRRGQLEFFSIAKWHTRDITHPGRLAHARRDALELAEAFTGVEAFKKYKESAALQDWLMGIIFDNIDLEAEEMQSAFQRFRIEHPRLYALAGLPLVGGVVLRGYRFSSDIARLVRRGREDAEGRVEE, encoded by the coding sequence ATGCCAACTAACAGTGACCAGTCTCTCGAAATGTCTTCTAGCAGAGATCCTATCACCGCAGCCTACTATCCAGAGCTTGTAaaaatcatcaacaatgacCCCACAGCTATCGAGCGCCTAGAGATCGAATGTGGCATGTGTCAAGACAAGATGAGTAGCCCAGAGGACAAGACCTGCAGTGCCATCATTTTCCCCTGCGGCCATATGTTCTGTCCACCTTGTGTCAAAGAGTACAGGGAGTACAACCGATCTAATGGCGTCCCTTACAAATGCCCTGTCTGTCGCTTTGAGCTTAAAGGCAGAGTATGTGGGTGCCCGGACAAGGAGACGCTATTCGATCCCACTCAGCATCAAGACGAGGGCCTTTTGGATAAATTGAAGGATGAACTCTCCAAAGAAAAGGGTGCTTGCGCCTTCTGTCTATTGTCTATCTTGGTCAATGGATTGAGAAGTATCGCTCTCTACATACATGATCCCGCACCGTTGATCAAAGACGGACATATGTTGCGAGTTAGAGCTGTGAAACGCGACGACTGGGATGTTCGAATCGAATCTGACTGCTCTGAAGAGATCAAACTGTTGCCAATATCGCCAGAGCTTATGGAATTCTTTAGAATTGCGGGAGACAGCCTCGCCGAGGCATGGGATGGGCCTCGTGCTCCAGAGGATGACATCTCCCCCTTTGACTTTCAACTTGCTCTTTGCAAGTCCTATCCCGAGGACCACGATCTCTTGCGGCATCGAAGAGGCCAGCTAGAGTTTTTTTCCATAGCGAAGTGGCACACACGTGACATCACTCATCCTGGTAGACTTGCCCATGCTCGTAGGGATGCACTCGAGCTAGCCGAGGCGTTCACCGGTGTTGAGGCTTTCAAGAAGTATAAGGAAAGTGCCGCACTCCAAGACTGGTTGATGGGAATCATTTTTGATAATATAGATCTTGAAGCGGAGGAGATGCAGTCGGCATTTCAAAGGTTTAGGATCGAGCATCCTAGACTCTACGCCTTGGCTGGTCTCCCACTTGTTGGTGGGGTTGTGCTTCGTGGTTACCGATTCAGTTCTGATATTGCTAGGCTCGTTCGGAGAGGTAGGGAAGATGCGGAGGGAAGGGTTGAGGAGTAG